Proteins encoded within one genomic window of Amycolatopsis nigrescens CSC17Ta-90:
- the rpoZ gene encoding DNA-directed RNA polymerase subunit omega, giving the protein MTTTLGAYGEELEGITNPPIDDLLEKVSSKYALAIYAAKRARQINDYYAQLGEGLLEYVGPLVEPGPREKPLSIALREIHGGLLEHTEGE; this is encoded by the coding sequence GTGACCACGACGCTGGGTGCCTATGGCGAGGAACTCGAAGGCATCACCAACCCGCCGATCGACGACCTGCTCGAGAAGGTCAGCTCCAAGTACGCGCTGGCGATCTACGCGGCCAAGCGCGCCCGTCAGATCAACGACTACTACGCCCAGCTCGGTGAAGGCCTGCTGGAGTACGTCGGCCCGCTGGTCGAGCCGGGCCCGCGCGAGAAGCCGCTGTCCATCGCCCTGCGCGAGATCCACGGCGGCCTGCTCGAGCACACCGAGGGCGAATAG
- the gmk gene encoding guanylate kinase has protein sequence MSDTGHDGSAAAGRGVHGEPVLGARAQHRLTVVSGPSGVGKSSVVGELRRLEPDIYFSVSVTTRAPRPGEIDGVHYHFVDRPAFDKLVADGELLEYAEFAGNCYGTPRGPVEAAIAAGRPAVLEIELQGARQVRAAMPEARLVMLMPPSWDELVGRLTGRGTEHEGAVRARLAEAERELAAAGEFDARVVNADLRTAAEQLLNLITGDTAEPLNDWSSDE, from the coding sequence GTGAGCGACACCGGACACGACGGTTCGGCAGCGGCCGGCCGAGGAGTTCACGGTGAGCCGGTGCTGGGCGCACGCGCCCAGCACCGGCTCACCGTCGTATCGGGCCCGTCCGGCGTCGGCAAGTCCAGCGTCGTCGGCGAGCTCCGGCGGCTTGAGCCGGACATCTACTTCAGCGTCTCGGTGACCACCAGGGCACCCCGGCCCGGTGAGATCGATGGCGTGCACTACCACTTCGTCGACCGGCCCGCCTTCGACAAGCTGGTGGCCGACGGCGAACTGCTCGAGTACGCGGAGTTCGCGGGTAACTGCTACGGCACCCCCCGCGGTCCGGTCGAAGCGGCCATCGCGGCCGGCCGGCCCGCCGTGCTCGAGATCGAGCTGCAGGGCGCCAGGCAGGTGCGGGCGGCGATGCCCGAGGCGCGGCTGGTGATGCTGATGCCGCCGTCCTGGGACGAGCTGGTCGGCAGGCTGACCGGTCGTGGCACCGAGCACGAGGGCGCGGTCCGCGCCAGGCTCGCCGAAGCGGAACGCGAACTCGCCGCCGCCGGCGAGTTCGACGCCAGGGTGGTGAACGCCGACCTGCGGACCGCCGCCGAGCAGTTGCTAAACTTGATTACCGGCGACACCGCCGAACCGCTTAATGACTGGAGCAGTGACGAGTGA
- a CDS encoding primosomal protein N': MSRQETTPLWDLPEVPPAKAAPARGKPAKGAKPGRAKSADGKGRQQPAASSPVARVVVDVPLAHLDRTFDYQVPEKLDEAAVQGCRVRVRFAGQLVDGFLVERGDTTEHQGRLSFLERVTSSEPVLTPELASFARSVAERYGGSMIDILRLAIPPRHAKAEGEPPREPAAPPPSPEVTGWTRYQRGGAFVDALGAGRPANAVWQALPGEDWPARLAEAAATVVAAGRGALLVVPDLRDLNRLHAACAALAGEDAVVSLYADLGPAERYRRWLAVSRGAVRLVLGTRAAMFAPVADPGLFVVWDDGDDLHVDPHMPYPQVRDVLMLRAHTGQASLLVAGFARTAEAQLLVESGWAHPVLAAREELRAAAPRVTPVGEDFDVARDEAAKAARLPSVAFEAAREALAKGAPVLVQVPRRGYVPALACGQCRTPAHCRRCAGPLTLPGGRAEGGPRPPACGWCGVPDANFRCAACGSARLRAIVVGAKRTAEELGRAFPGVPVRTSGAAEVLASVPAKPALVVCTPGAEPVAADGYGAALLLDGWALLGRQDLRAAEETVRRWMAAAALVRPASAGGRVVVGAEAGMAPVQALVRWDPVWHAGNELGERRELGFPPAVRMASVEGVPDAVAGLLDELVLPDSAEVLGPVPLGDVDEDGRAERERALIRVPRSDGRALAAALAAGQAGRVARKEADPARIQLDPLALF; encoded by the coding sequence GTGAGCCGCCAGGAGACGACGCCGCTGTGGGACCTGCCCGAGGTCCCGCCGGCCAAGGCGGCCCCGGCGCGCGGCAAACCGGCCAAGGGCGCGAAGCCGGGACGGGCCAAGTCGGCGGACGGCAAGGGCCGGCAGCAGCCCGCGGCGAGCAGCCCGGTGGCGCGGGTGGTGGTGGACGTCCCGCTGGCGCATCTCGACCGGACCTTCGACTACCAGGTGCCGGAAAAGTTGGACGAGGCCGCGGTGCAGGGCTGCCGGGTGCGGGTCCGGTTCGCCGGCCAGCTGGTGGACGGGTTCCTGGTCGAACGCGGGGACACCACCGAGCACCAGGGCCGGCTCTCGTTCCTGGAGCGGGTCACCTCCAGCGAACCGGTGCTCACCCCGGAGCTGGCGTCCTTCGCCAGGTCGGTGGCCGAGCGCTACGGCGGCTCGATGATCGACATCCTGCGGCTCGCCATCCCGCCCAGGCACGCCAAGGCGGAGGGCGAGCCACCCCGCGAGCCGGCGGCGCCACCACCGTCGCCCGAAGTCACCGGCTGGACCAGGTACCAGCGCGGTGGCGCCTTCGTCGACGCGCTGGGCGCGGGACGCCCGGCCAACGCGGTCTGGCAGGCGCTGCCCGGTGAGGACTGGCCGGCGCGGCTGGCCGAGGCGGCCGCGACGGTGGTCGCCGCCGGCCGCGGCGCCTTGCTGGTGGTGCCGGACCTGCGGGACCTGAACCGGCTGCACGCCGCCTGCGCGGCGCTGGCCGGGGAGGACGCGGTGGTTTCGCTGTACGCCGACCTCGGCCCGGCGGAGCGGTACCGGCGCTGGCTCGCGGTCTCGCGCGGCGCGGTCCGGCTGGTGCTCGGCACCAGGGCCGCGATGTTCGCCCCGGTCGCCGACCCTGGGCTGTTCGTGGTCTGGGACGACGGGGACGACCTGCACGTGGACCCGCACATGCCGTATCCGCAGGTGCGGGACGTGCTGATGCTGCGCGCGCACACCGGGCAGGCGTCGCTGCTGGTCGCCGGGTTCGCGCGGACCGCGGAGGCGCAGCTGCTGGTGGAGTCCGGCTGGGCGCATCCGGTGCTCGCCGCCCGCGAGGAGCTGCGCGCGGCGGCGCCACGGGTCACCCCGGTCGGTGAGGACTTCGATGTGGCGCGGGACGAGGCGGCCAAGGCCGCCCGGTTGCCGTCGGTCGCGTTCGAGGCAGCCAGGGAGGCCCTTGCCAAGGGCGCGCCGGTGCTGGTGCAGGTACCTCGCCGCGGTTACGTGCCGGCGTTGGCCTGCGGGCAGTGCCGCACCCCGGCGCACTGCCGTCGCTGCGCGGGTCCGCTGACGTTGCCGGGCGGTAGGGCCGAGGGCGGGCCGAGGCCGCCGGCGTGCGGCTGGTGCGGGGTGCCGGACGCGAACTTCCGCTGCGCGGCCTGCGGGTCGGCCCGGCTCCGGGCGATCGTCGTCGGCGCGAAGCGGACCGCGGAAGAGCTGGGCCGGGCGTTTCCCGGGGTGCCCGTGCGCACCTCGGGCGCGGCGGAGGTGCTGGCCTCGGTGCCGGCGAAACCGGCGCTGGTGGTGTGCACCCCCGGCGCCGAACCGGTGGCCGCGGACGGGTACGGCGCCGCGCTGCTGCTGGACGGCTGGGCGCTGCTCGGCCGCCAGGACCTGCGGGCCGCGGAGGAGACGGTGCGCCGCTGGATGGCCGCCGCAGCGCTGGTCCGGCCCGCATCGGCCGGCGGCAGGGTGGTGGTCGGCGCGGAGGCCGGGATGGCCCCGGTGCAGGCGCTGGTGCGCTGGGACCCGGTCTGGCACGCGGGCAACGAGCTCGGCGAGCGCCGGGAGCTCGGCTTCCCGCCCGCGGTGCGGATGGCCAGTGTGGAAGGCGTACCGGACGCCGTCGCCGGGCTGCTGGACGAGCTGGTGCTGCCGGACTCGGCGGAGGTGCTCGGCCCGGTGCCCCTCGGCGACGTCGACGAGGACGGCCGCGCCGAGCGGGAACGCGCGCTGATCAGGGTGCCCCGCAGCGACGGCAGGGCGCTGGCGGCCGCGCTGGCCGCCGGGCAGGCGGGCCGGGTGGCGCGGAAGGAAGCCGATCCGGCGAGGATCCAGCTGGACCCGCTCGCCCTTTTCTGA
- the carB gene encoding carbamoyl-phosphate synthase large subunit, which produces MPKRTDIEHVLVIGSGPIVIGQAAEFDYSGTQACRVLREEGLRVSLVNSNPATIMTDPEFADATYIEPVTPDFVEKVIATEKDRGRPVDALLATLGGQTALNCAVALHERGVLEKYGVELIGADIDAIQRGEDRQKFKDIVRQVGAEVPRSAVCNTMDEVRATVAELGLPVVIRPSFTMGGLGSGMAHTTEQLERLASVGLEESPVTEVLIEESVLGWKEYELELMRDRHDNVVVVCSIENIDAMGVHTGDSVTVAPAMTLTDREYQHMRDVGIDVLREVGVDTGGCNIQFAINPRDGRMVVIEMNPRVSRSSALASKATGFPIAKIAAKLAIGYTLDEIRNDITGETPASFEPTLDYVVVKVPRFAFEKFPGADPTLTTTMKSVGEAMSMGRSFVEALGKAMRSIDTKATGFWTVPDPEGATLESTLAELAVAHDGRLYAVERALRLGGTVEQVHEASGIDPWFIDQIALIGEVGAEVRDAPVLDGALLRWAKRNGLSDRQIASLRPELAGEDGVRALRHRLGVRPVFKTVDTCAAEFAAKTPYHYSAYESDPAAESEVAPQPDRPKVLILGSGPNRIGQGIEFDYSCVHAAIALRDAGFEAVMVNCNPETVSTDYDTSDRLYFEPLSFEDVLEVVHAEQVSGTVAGVIVQLGGQTPLGLAQRLADAGVPVVGTSPEAIHLAEDRGAFGEVLREAGLPAPKYGTATSFEGAKRIADEIGYPVLVRPSYVLGGRGMEIVYDEQSLAGYIRRATEVTPEHPVLVDRFLDDAIEIDVDALYDGEELYLGGVMEHIEEAGIHSGDSSCALPPITLGRTDLDAVRRSTEAIARGVGVRGLLNVQYALKDDVLYVLEANPRASRTVPFVSKATAVPLAKAASLIMTGSTVKDLRAEGMLQAEGDGGDLPADSPVAVKEAVLPFHRFRTPEGHGVDSLLGPEMKSTGEVMGVDVSFGKAFAKSQSAAYGSLPTAGRVFVSVANRDKRSLVFPVKRLADLGFEILASSGTGEVLRRNGIACRVVRKHSESAVAGRPEITGPNIVELILAGEVDMVINTPYGNSGPRVDGYEIRTAAVSRDIPCVTTIQGAAAAVHGIEALIRGDIGVRSLQELQAALRAKS; this is translated from the coding sequence ATGCCGAAGAGGACTGACATCGAGCACGTGCTCGTGATCGGCTCCGGGCCGATCGTGATCGGCCAGGCCGCCGAGTTCGACTACTCGGGCACCCAGGCCTGCCGGGTGCTGCGGGAGGAGGGGCTGCGGGTCAGCCTGGTCAACTCCAACCCGGCCACGATCATGACCGACCCGGAGTTCGCGGACGCCACCTACATCGAACCGGTGACCCCGGACTTCGTGGAGAAGGTCATCGCCACCGAGAAGGACCGTGGCCGCCCGGTCGACGCCCTGCTCGCCACCCTCGGCGGGCAGACCGCGCTGAACTGCGCGGTGGCCCTGCACGAGCGCGGGGTGCTGGAGAAGTACGGCGTGGAGCTGATCGGCGCGGACATCGACGCCATCCAGCGCGGTGAGGACCGGCAGAAGTTCAAGGACATCGTCCGCCAGGTCGGCGCGGAGGTGCCGCGCAGCGCGGTGTGCAACACGATGGACGAGGTGCGGGCCACGGTGGCCGAGCTCGGCCTGCCGGTGGTCATCCGGCCGTCGTTCACCATGGGCGGGCTCGGCTCCGGGATGGCGCACACCACCGAGCAGCTGGAGCGGCTGGCCTCGGTCGGGCTGGAGGAGAGCCCGGTCACCGAGGTGCTGATCGAGGAGAGCGTGCTCGGCTGGAAGGAGTACGAGCTCGAGCTGATGCGCGACCGGCACGACAACGTGGTGGTGGTCTGCTCGATCGAGAACATCGACGCGATGGGCGTGCACACCGGCGACTCGGTGACCGTCGCACCGGCGATGACGCTGACCGACCGCGAGTACCAGCACATGCGCGACGTCGGCATCGACGTGCTGCGCGAGGTGGGCGTGGACACCGGCGGCTGCAACATCCAGTTCGCGATCAACCCGCGCGACGGCCGGATGGTCGTGATCGAGATGAACCCGCGGGTGTCCCGGTCCAGCGCGCTGGCGTCCAAGGCAACCGGGTTCCCGATCGCCAAGATCGCCGCGAAGTTGGCCATCGGCTACACCCTGGACGAGATCCGCAACGACATCACCGGCGAGACCCCGGCGTCCTTCGAGCCGACGCTGGACTACGTGGTGGTCAAGGTGCCGCGGTTCGCCTTCGAGAAGTTCCCCGGCGCGGACCCGACGCTGACCACCACGATGAAGAGCGTGGGCGAGGCCATGTCGATGGGCCGCAGCTTCGTCGAGGCGCTGGGCAAGGCGATGCGCTCGATCGACACCAAGGCCACCGGGTTCTGGACCGTGCCGGATCCCGAAGGCGCCACCCTGGAGTCCACCCTGGCCGAGCTGGCCGTCGCGCACGACGGCAGGCTCTACGCGGTCGAGCGGGCGCTGCGGCTCGGCGGCACCGTCGAGCAGGTGCACGAGGCCAGCGGGATCGATCCGTGGTTCATCGACCAGATCGCGCTGATCGGCGAGGTGGGTGCCGAGGTGCGGGACGCGCCGGTGTTGGACGGCGCGCTGCTGCGCTGGGCCAAGCGCAACGGGCTGTCCGACCGGCAGATCGCCTCGCTGCGCCCGGAACTGGCCGGTGAGGACGGGGTGCGCGCGCTGCGGCACCGGCTCGGCGTCCGGCCGGTGTTCAAGACGGTGGACACCTGTGCCGCGGAGTTCGCCGCGAAGACCCCGTACCACTACTCGGCCTACGAGTCCGATCCGGCGGCTGAATCCGAGGTCGCCCCGCAGCCGGACCGGCCGAAGGTGCTCATCCTCGGTTCCGGGCCGAACCGGATCGGCCAGGGCATCGAGTTCGACTACTCCTGCGTGCACGCGGCGATCGCGTTGCGCGACGCCGGGTTCGAGGCGGTGATGGTCAACTGCAACCCGGAGACGGTGTCCACCGACTACGACACCTCGGACCGGCTGTACTTCGAGCCGCTGAGCTTCGAGGACGTGCTGGAGGTGGTGCACGCCGAGCAGGTCTCCGGCACCGTCGCCGGGGTCATCGTGCAGCTCGGCGGGCAGACCCCGCTGGGGCTGGCGCAGCGGCTGGCGGACGCCGGAGTGCCGGTGGTCGGCACGTCCCCGGAGGCGATCCACCTGGCTGAGGACCGGGGCGCGTTTGGTGAGGTGCTGCGCGAGGCCGGCCTGCCCGCGCCCAAGTACGGCACCGCGACCTCGTTCGAGGGCGCCAAGCGGATCGCCGACGAGATCGGCTACCCGGTGCTGGTGCGCCCGTCCTACGTGCTCGGCGGGCGCGGCATGGAGATCGTGTACGACGAGCAGTCGTTGGCCGGCTACATCCGGCGGGCCACCGAGGTCACCCCGGAGCACCCGGTGCTGGTCGACCGGTTCCTCGACGACGCCATCGAGATCGACGTGGACGCGCTCTACGACGGCGAGGAGCTCTACCTCGGCGGCGTGATGGAGCACATCGAGGAGGCCGGCATCCACTCCGGCGACTCCTCCTGCGCGCTGCCGCCGATCACGCTGGGCCGGACCGACCTGGACGCGGTCCGCCGTTCCACCGAGGCGATCGCGCGCGGGGTCGGCGTGCGCGGGCTGCTCAACGTGCAGTACGCGCTCAAGGACGACGTGCTCTACGTGCTGGAGGCCAACCCGAGGGCGAGCCGCACGGTGCCGTTCGTCTCGAAGGCCACCGCGGTCCCGCTGGCCAAGGCGGCGTCGCTGATCATGACCGGCTCCACCGTCAAGGACCTGCGGGCCGAGGGCATGTTGCAGGCCGAGGGCGACGGCGGCGACCTGCCGGCGGACTCGCCGGTGGCGGTCAAGGAGGCGGTGCTGCCGTTCCACCGGTTCCGCACCCCGGAAGGGCACGGGGTGGACTCGCTGCTCGGCCCCGAGATGAAGTCCACCGGCGAGGTGATGGGCGTGGACGTCTCCTTCGGCAAGGCCTTCGCCAAGTCGCAGAGCGCCGCCTACGGCTCGCTGCCCACCGCGGGCCGGGTGTTCGTGTCGGTGGCCAACCGGGACAAGCGCTCCCTGGTCTTCCCGGTGAAGCGGCTGGCGGACCTCGGCTTCGAGATACTGGCCAGTTCCGGTACCGGCGAGGTGCTGCGCCGCAACGGCATCGCCTGCCGGGTGGTGCGCAAGCACTCGGAGTCGGCCGTCGCGGGGCGCCCGGAGATCACCGGCCCCAACATCGTCGAGCTGATCCTGGCCGGCGAGGTGGACATGGTGATCAACACCCCGTACGGGAACAGCGGGCCCCGGGTGGACGGCTACGAGATCCGCACCGCGGCGGTGTCAAGGGACATCCCTTGTGTGACCACCATCCAGGGCGCCGCCGCGGCCGTGCACGGGATCGAGGCGCTCATCCGGGGTGATATCGGCGTGCGCTCCCTCCAGGAGCTTCAGGCCGCCCTCCGCGCCAAGAGCTAG
- a CDS encoding DUF5313 family protein has product MVDKGSLKRPNPAQWLWYALGGGLPADRREWVLHDVTAKTWVLRHVARSLVLIAPLSLVWLLLPGSLALRLALVLMALLVGMFYSLSYIEQSGEHRLVKAGYPQGTGKRTRTEAKDDAGARARYLAIYRPDDPA; this is encoded by the coding sequence GTGGTGGACAAGGGCAGCTTGAAGCGGCCGAACCCGGCGCAGTGGCTTTGGTACGCGCTGGGCGGCGGGTTGCCGGCGGACCGCCGCGAGTGGGTGCTGCACGATGTCACCGCGAAGACCTGGGTGCTGCGGCACGTCGCGCGCAGCCTGGTGCTGATCGCGCCGCTCTCGCTGGTCTGGCTGCTGCTGCCGGGATCGCTCGCGCTCCGGCTCGCACTGGTGCTGATGGCCCTGCTGGTCGGCATGTTCTACTCGCTGTCCTACATCGAGCAGAGCGGTGAGCACCGGCTGGTCAAGGCGGGTTATCCGCAGGGCACCGGCAAGCGGACGCGGACCGAGGCCAAGGACGACGCCGGTGCGCGTGCCCGCTACCTGGCCATCTACCGGCCGGACGACCCGGCCTGA
- the coaBC gene encoding bifunctional phosphopantothenoylcysteine decarboxylase/phosphopantothenate--cysteine ligase CoaBC: protein MTKPRVVLGVGGGIAAYKACEVLRGLTESGHDVRVVPTEAALNFVGAATFEALSGHPVHTGVFTEVPEVQHVRVGKEADLVLVVPATADLLARAAHGLADDLLTNTLLTARCPVAFFPAMHTEMWEHPATRDNVALLRSRGVVVAEPDAGRLTGKDTGKGRLADPREIVDLARLLLAEPAALPRDLSGRKVVISAGGTREPLDPVRYLGNRSSGKQGYALARVAAQRGAEVTLVAAHTVTLPDPAGTTVEHVSTAEELRVAMHRAAADADVVVMAAAVADFRPDSPAGHKIKKSDDQPDPVVTLVRNADILAELVQNKRSGQIIVGFAAETGDERGSVLDHARTKLKRKGCDLLVVNAVGEGRAFETEDNAGWLLSEFFADGTERPIPFGSKSQLAAAMWDAVADLTEH from the coding sequence TTGACCAAGCCAAGGGTCGTACTCGGGGTAGGCGGCGGGATCGCGGCCTACAAGGCATGTGAAGTACTCCGTGGGTTGACCGAATCCGGGCACGACGTCCGGGTGGTCCCCACCGAGGCCGCGCTGAACTTCGTCGGCGCGGCCACCTTCGAGGCACTGTCCGGGCATCCGGTGCACACCGGCGTGTTCACCGAGGTGCCCGAGGTCCAGCACGTCCGCGTCGGCAAGGAGGCGGACCTGGTGCTGGTCGTGCCGGCCACGGCGGACCTGCTGGCCAGGGCCGCGCACGGGCTCGCGGACGACCTGCTGACCAACACCCTGCTCACCGCCAGGTGTCCGGTCGCGTTCTTTCCGGCGATGCACACCGAGATGTGGGAGCACCCGGCGACCAGGGACAACGTCGCCCTGCTGCGCTCGCGCGGGGTGGTGGTCGCCGAGCCGGATGCCGGCAGGCTGACCGGCAAGGACACCGGCAAGGGCAGGCTCGCCGACCCCAGGGAGATCGTCGACCTGGCCAGGCTGCTGCTGGCCGAGCCCGCCGCACTGCCGCGGGACCTGAGCGGCCGCAAGGTGGTGATCTCCGCCGGCGGTACCAGGGAGCCACTGGACCCGGTGCGCTACCTGGGCAACCGCTCCTCCGGCAAGCAGGGCTACGCGCTGGCCAGGGTCGCCGCGCAGCGCGGCGCCGAGGTCACCCTGGTCGCCGCGCACACGGTGACGCTGCCCGACCCGGCGGGCACCACGGTCGAGCACGTGTCCACCGCCGAGGAGTTGCGGGTCGCCATGCACCGGGCGGCCGCGGACGCGGACGTGGTGGTGATGGCCGCCGCGGTGGCCGACTTCCGGCCGGACTCGCCGGCCGGGCACAAGATCAAGAAGTCCGACGATCAGCCGGATCCCGTGGTCACCCTGGTGCGCAATGCGGACATTCTGGCTGAATTGGTGCAGAACAAGAGATCTGGTCAAATCATCGTCGGATTCGCCGCGGAAACCGGTGACGAGCGCGGAAGTGTCCTAGATCACGCCAGGACGAAGCTCAAGCGCAAGGGCTGCGATCTGCTCGTGGTCAACGCGGTGGGCGAGGGCAGGGCTTTCGAGACCGAGGACAACGCTGGCTGGCTGCTCTCCGAGTTTTTCGCGGACGGGACCGAACGGCCTATCCCGTTCGGCTCGAAGTCGCAACTGGCGGCCGCGATGTGGGACGCGGTGGCCGACTTGACCGAGCATTGA
- the mihF gene encoding integration host factor, actinobacterial type, whose translation MALPQLTDEQRKAALEKAAAARRARAELKERLKRGGTTLTDVLKQADEDEVLGKMKVSALLEALPGVGKVRAQQTMERLEIAPSRRLRGLGDRQRKALLAEFSGE comes from the coding sequence GTGGCACTTCCCCAGCTGACCGACGAACAGCGTAAGGCAGCGCTGGAGAAGGCCGCCGCCGCTCGTCGTGCCCGTGCCGAGCTGAAAGAGCGCCTGAAGCGAGGCGGCACCACCCTGACCGACGTGCTGAAGCAGGCCGACGAGGACGAGGTCCTCGGCAAGATGAAGGTTTCCGCTCTGCTCGAGGCACTTCCCGGCGTCGGCAAGGTGCGCGCCCAGCAAACCATGGAGCGCCTGGAAATCGCACCGAGCCGCCGGCTGCGCGGCCTCGGTGACCGGCAGCGCAAGGCGCTGCTCGCCGAGTTCAGCGGCGAGTGA
- the metK gene encoding methionine adenosyltransferase, whose translation MTASNRRLFTSESVTEGHPDKICDAISDSVLDALLSKDPRSRVAVETLITTGQVHVAGEVTTEAYADIPTIVRDVILKIGYDSSAKGFDGNSCGVNVAIGSQSPDIAQGVDTAYESRLENALDEIDRQGAGDQGLMFGYACSDTPELMPLPIALAHRLSQRLTRVRNDGVLPYLRPDGKTQVTIEYAGDQPVRLDTVVVSTQHADGIDLDKMLGVDVKEHVVAPELAALDLDAADVRLLVNPTGRFVIGGPMGDAGLTGRKIIVDTYGGMARHGGGAFSGKDPSKVDRSAAYAMRWVAKNVVAAGLATRVEAQVAYAIGKASPVGLFVETFGTETVDPTKIQAAISEVFDLRPAAIIRDLDLLRPIYGPTSAYGHFGRPELNLPWENTERAEALRSAAGA comes from the coding sequence GTGACCGCGTCGAACCGCAGGCTGTTCACCTCGGAATCAGTCACCGAAGGCCACCCGGACAAAATCTGTGACGCCATCAGTGACTCGGTCCTGGACGCATTGCTGTCGAAGGACCCGCGAAGCCGGGTCGCGGTGGAGACGTTGATCACCACCGGCCAGGTGCACGTGGCCGGTGAGGTGACGACCGAGGCTTACGCCGACATCCCCACCATCGTGCGCGACGTGATCCTGAAGATCGGCTACGACTCGTCCGCGAAGGGGTTCGACGGCAACTCCTGCGGCGTGAACGTGGCGATCGGCTCGCAGTCGCCGGACATCGCGCAGGGCGTGGACACCGCGTACGAGTCGCGGCTGGAGAACGCGCTGGACGAGATCGACCGTCAGGGCGCCGGTGACCAGGGCCTGATGTTCGGCTACGCCTGTTCCGACACCCCCGAGCTGATGCCGCTGCCGATCGCGCTGGCGCACCGGCTGTCCCAGCGGCTGACCAGGGTGCGCAACGACGGCGTGCTGCCGTACCTGCGCCCGGACGGCAAGACCCAGGTGACCATCGAGTACGCCGGTGACCAGCCGGTTCGCCTGGACACCGTGGTGGTCTCCACCCAGCACGCGGACGGCATCGACCTGGACAAGATGCTCGGTGTCGACGTGAAGGAGCACGTGGTCGCGCCGGAGCTCGCCGCGCTCGACCTGGACGCGGCCGACGTGCGGCTGCTGGTCAACCCGACCGGCAGGTTCGTCATCGGCGGCCCGATGGGTGACGCCGGCCTGACCGGCCGCAAGATCATCGTGGACACCTACGGCGGGATGGCGCGGCACGGTGGCGGCGCCTTCTCCGGCAAGGACCCGTCGAAGGTGGACCGGTCCGCGGCGTACGCGATGCGCTGGGTGGCGAAGAACGTGGTCGCCGCCGGGCTCGCCACGCGGGTCGAGGCGCAGGTCGCGTACGCGATCGGCAAGGCTTCGCCGGTCGGCCTGTTCGTGGAGACCTTCGGCACCGAGACGGTGGATCCGACCAAGATCCAGGCGGCCATCTCCGAGGTGTTCGACCTCCGCCCGGCCGCGATCATCCGCGACCTGGACCTGCTCCGCCCGATCTACGGCCCCACCTCGGCATACGGTCACTTCGGCCGTCCCGAGCTGAACCTGCCCTGGGAGAACACCGAGCGCGCCGAAGCGCTCCGGTCCGCGGCCGGCGCGTAA
- the pyrF gene encoding orotidine-5'-phosphate decarboxylase: protein MSAGFGARLTEKVAERGALCAGIDPHPGLLEAWGLPVDAGGLERFALTAIEVLAPEVAVVKPQSAFFEAFGAAGISVLARVLEYAREAGTLVLLDVKRGDIGSTMGAYTEAYLGASAALAADAITVSPYLGFGSLTPALKTAEAQGRGVFVLARTSNPESQELQNALLPNGKTVAQSIVDAAGDANSGARPAGHVGVVVGATVPAGELDLGALNGPILAPGFGAQGATVADLRRVFGTDLRNVLPASSRDILRHGPDPVALRDAVRRTRESLNG from the coding sequence ATGAGTGCGGGGTTTGGGGCGAGGCTGACGGAGAAGGTGGCGGAGCGCGGGGCGTTGTGCGCCGGGATCGACCCGCATCCGGGGCTGCTGGAGGCATGGGGCCTGCCGGTGGACGCTGGCGGGCTGGAACGTTTCGCGCTGACCGCGATCGAGGTGCTGGCACCCGAGGTGGCCGTGGTGAAGCCGCAGTCGGCCTTTTTCGAGGCGTTCGGCGCCGCCGGGATCTCGGTGCTGGCGCGGGTGCTGGAGTACGCGCGCGAGGCGGGCACGCTGGTGCTGCTGGACGTCAAACGCGGCGACATCGGGTCCACCATGGGCGCCTACACCGAGGCTTATCTCGGTGCGTCCGCGGCGCTGGCCGCGGACGCGATAACCGTGTCGCCCTACCTCGGGTTCGGCTCGCTCACGCCCGCGCTGAAGACCGCGGAGGCGCAGGGCCGCGGCGTGTTCGTGCTCGCCCGCACCTCGAACCCGGAAAGTCAGGAGTTGCAGAACGCCTTGCTGCCCAACGGAAAAACCGTCGCACAGTCCATTGTGGATGCAGCGGGTGATGCCAACAGCGGTGCGCGCCCCGCCGGTCATGTCGGCGTGGTGGTCGGGGCCACGGTGCCCGCCGGAGAGCTGGACCTCGGTGCGCTGAACGGCCCGATCCTGGCGCCGGGTTTCGGGGCGCAGGGGGCCACTGTGGCCGATCTCCGCCGGGTTTTCGGGACGGACCTGCGCAACGTGCTGCCGGCCTCGTCCAGGGACATCCTGCGGCACGGCCCAGACCCGGTCGCTCTGCGCGACGCCGTGCGGCGCACGCGCGAATCGCTGAATGGCTGA